One Burkholderia pyrrocinia DNA segment encodes these proteins:
- a CDS encoding TonB-dependent siderophore receptor: protein MTVNRTTASPARRRRAKVGLGVGLGITLFAAQAAAAQGDAPAPDADAAGSATLPTITVSGERGNAFRVLNASVAGLDDTPLRDTPASVSVVTRAQLDDQQAKRLSDVVRNDASVVNDYAPVGYFEGFAIRGFPVDLASAIRIDGLTVSGEQNVPLENKERVEILKGLAGIDSGVVAPGGVINFVTKRSANVASVTAGVDSRGSTSAAVDLGRRFGPDNRFGFRINAAKENMHSYIDGTNGRRTFGSIAADWDIGPRASLQLNAEFQQWIQRSAPGYQLLGGTVVPSVKTTSKALGTQPWAKPVTTDALNLNARFDYQFNDDWKAYIAAGRSRTMIDDNSAFAYGCSYAASCTAGATSPFFFGANGDYDVYDFRSPGEYRRNDDLRAVTTGKFATGPLRHELTLGVSVQRRVVHMADAVYDYVGSENLYGPDVAFAPSPNSPGPSYPRLDAWQYGVFGLDRISIGEHWQVLAGGKEVLLRQRSWSSLDGADTRTDRSVFLPQVALVYKPVNVLSLYASYSKALSLGDQAPVRATNAYAFLPPVESHQIEVGAKYDWLDRLSLTAAVFSISKPFQFADPDASGTTYTFVQRGTQRHQGIELGAAGRVTERLALTASVAAIRARAVDSGSPAYEGHQIVNVPALRASLYADYAVPGVAGLNVLGGVEYSAARNANEEGTARVPSWFVFNLGARYTTKIGGHRTVLRVSVDNLFNKFYWRDAGEQQGDAYLFPGAPRTARVSLTYDF, encoded by the coding sequence ATGACGGTGAATAGAACAACAGCGTCGCCCGCACGGCGGCGGCGCGCGAAGGTCGGGCTCGGCGTCGGTCTCGGCATCACGCTTTTCGCGGCGCAGGCCGCCGCAGCCCAGGGCGACGCGCCGGCACCGGACGCCGATGCGGCCGGCAGCGCGACGCTGCCGACGATCACGGTGAGCGGCGAACGCGGCAACGCGTTTCGCGTGCTCAACGCGTCGGTCGCGGGGCTCGACGACACGCCGCTGCGCGATACGCCGGCGTCGGTGAGCGTCGTCACGCGCGCGCAGCTCGACGACCAGCAGGCGAAGCGGCTGAGCGACGTCGTGCGCAACGATGCGTCGGTCGTCAACGACTATGCGCCGGTCGGCTATTTCGAAGGCTTCGCGATCCGCGGTTTTCCGGTCGATCTCGCGAGCGCGATCCGGATCGACGGGCTGACCGTGTCCGGCGAACAGAACGTGCCGCTCGAGAACAAGGAGCGCGTCGAGATCCTGAAGGGGCTCGCCGGCATCGACAGTGGCGTCGTCGCGCCGGGCGGCGTGATCAACTTCGTGACGAAACGCTCCGCGAACGTCGCGAGCGTGACGGCCGGCGTCGACAGCCGAGGCTCGACGTCGGCGGCCGTCGATCTCGGCCGCCGCTTCGGCCCCGACAACCGGTTCGGCTTCCGGATCAATGCCGCGAAGGAGAACATGCACTCGTATATCGACGGCACGAACGGGCGGCGCACGTTCGGCTCGATCGCCGCCGACTGGGACATCGGCCCGCGTGCGAGCCTGCAGCTCAATGCCGAATTCCAGCAGTGGATCCAGCGTTCCGCGCCCGGCTACCAGTTGCTCGGCGGCACCGTCGTGCCGTCCGTCAAGACGACGTCGAAGGCGCTCGGCACGCAGCCGTGGGCGAAACCGGTGACGACCGACGCGCTGAACCTGAACGCGCGCTTCGACTACCAGTTCAACGACGACTGGAAGGCGTACATCGCCGCCGGCCGCAGCCGCACGATGATCGACGACAACAGCGCGTTCGCGTACGGTTGCTCGTACGCGGCGAGCTGCACGGCCGGCGCGACGTCGCCGTTCTTCTTCGGTGCGAACGGCGACTACGACGTGTACGACTTCCGCAGCCCCGGCGAATACCGGCGCAACGACGACCTGCGCGCGGTCACGACGGGCAAGTTCGCGACGGGGCCGCTGCGGCACGAACTGACGCTCGGCGTGAGCGTGCAGCGCCGCGTCGTGCACATGGCCGACGCCGTGTACGACTACGTGGGCAGCGAGAACCTCTACGGGCCCGACGTGGCGTTCGCGCCGTCGCCGAATTCGCCCGGGCCGTCGTATCCGCGCCTCGACGCGTGGCAGTACGGCGTGTTCGGGCTCGACCGCATCAGCATCGGCGAACACTGGCAGGTGCTCGCGGGCGGCAAGGAAGTGCTGCTGCGCCAGCGCAGCTGGAGCAGCCTCGACGGCGCGGATACGCGCACCGACCGCTCGGTGTTCCTGCCGCAGGTCGCGCTCGTCTACAAGCCGGTGAACGTGCTGTCGCTGTACGCGTCGTACAGCAAGGCGCTGTCGCTCGGCGACCAGGCGCCCGTGCGCGCGACCAACGCGTATGCGTTCCTGCCGCCCGTCGAGTCGCACCAGATCGAGGTCGGCGCGAAATACGACTGGCTCGACCGGCTGAGCCTCACGGCCGCCGTGTTCTCGATCAGCAAGCCGTTCCAGTTCGCCGACCCGGACGCATCGGGTACGACCTACACGTTCGTGCAGCGCGGCACGCAGCGGCACCAGGGGATCGAACTCGGCGCGGCCGGGCGCGTGACCGAGCGCCTCGCACTGACGGCCAGCGTCGCGGCGATTCGCGCCCGCGCGGTCGATTCGGGGTCGCCGGCGTACGAAGGGCACCAGATCGTCAACGTGCCCGCGCTGCGCGCGTCGCTGTATGCGGACTACGCGGTGCCGGGCGTCGCGGGCCTGAACGTGCTCGGCGGCGTCGAGTACAGCGCGGCCCGCAACGCGAACGAGGAAGGCACCGCGCGCGTGCCGTCGTGGTTCGTGTTCAATCTCGGCGCGCGCTATACGACGAAGATCGGCGGCCATCGCACGGTGCTGCGCGTATCGGTGGACAATCTGTTCAACAAGTTCTACTGGCGCGACGCGGGCGAGCAGCAGGGCGATGCGTACCTGTTCCCGGGTGCGCCGCGCACCGCGCGCGTATCGTTGACCTATGATTTCTGA